In Fusarium falciforme chromosome 10, complete sequence, a single genomic region encodes these proteins:
- a CDS encoding Zn(2)-C6 fungal-type domain-containing protein, with the protein MPASGLDTPWAHSHALLWIGLQKQLDWACLCGHRVFRYTFTFITFTMAGPGGGPPRRSHTKSRKGCDTCKRRHIRCDENFPQCRNCTKHKIRCPYNDVQVPDAERSTTPDKPDLMWTPQIEAAIAEWQRTGIFPLPSLGLYPAPMPHLYSLEDLRLIYHVATLYYQLATIDANNFTLWTRHIPTLLRIGATTPYVMHALLAFSAMHIAFLTDCPLVGSLAYEHRGIALKGLQEAIGSFSRETSDAILAASLVLSWQATDWRSWTQLMQGTSSVIDAMDAWKHESQFGDFIAESSTFPTAPPSPGQDHRPSQPRPEDLEAFQRTLEQVQKVEAHLKHHKEDTTQIQRLIGFLRGSRKISPTLSIAQQFERLRPLRTWLFWMPVNYLQNYHGSPNSLVVIAHLYTVALLMERLFPEIGAAYFGSLSISPVEEIARRLMSINVSGARGELQTPLTLMEFPIDTISEFRSRMGWLHPERTPSFPQFNPPNFTVHEEMPSNESYLYGNPAFSYSTEEMPMLNASGPPPSSVSPLVLSSPYPAQQYLNVPSPAYTGAYSPASSTFEGSVAYSDTEEYSTWDMNALQGGPPTMHDSPHNYGVGMNTTTPTYPPPEDPSPYMASLTSAPSPYLSSEQFGMLPLPESPVTSSTPLPRHRHTSSMSSAPHPPSPLVQAPLMHSYEDNARRRAT; encoded by the exons ATGCCAGCCTCTGGTCTTGACACTCCCTGGGCTCATTCTCACGCTTTGCTTTGGA TCGGTCTCCAGAAGCAACTTGACTGG GCTTGCCTTTGTGGACACCGC GTCTTTCGCTACACTTTCACCTTCATCACTTTCACAATGGCTGGTCCCGGTGGTGGTCCTCCTCGCCGCAGCCACACCAAGTCCCGCAAGGGCTGTGACACCTG CAAACGCCGACACATCCGCTGTGACGAGAACTTCCCTCAATG TCGCAACTGCACCAAGCACAAGATCCGATGCCCGTACAACGATGTGCAGGTTCCCGATGCTGAGCGATCTACCACTCCCGACAAGCCCGACCTCATGTGGACGCCCCAGATCGAAGCCGCCATCGCCGAGTGGCAGAGGACGGGCATCTTCCCGCTCCCGAGCCTTGGTCTGTATCCGGCTCCCATGCCCCATCTCTATTCGCTCGAAGACCTCCGATTGATTTACCACGTCGCCACCTTGTACTACCAGCTGGCCACCATCGATGCGAATAACTTCACCCTCTGGACTCGCCACATCCCAAC TCTCCTCCGAATCGGCGCCACAACCCCCTACGTGATGCATGCCCTGCTCGCCTTTTCTGCCATGCATATTGCTTTCCTCACCGACTGCCCTCTGGTCGGCAGCCTGGCTTATGAACATCGAGGCATTGCTCTCAAGGGTCTGCAGGAGGCCATTGGCTCCTTTTCTCGAGAGACGTCCGACGCCATCCTTGCTGCGTCTCTGGTGCTCTCCTGGCAAGCCACCGACTG GCGCAGCTGGACACAGCTGATGCAAGGCACCTCCTCG GTGATCGACGCAATGGACGCTTGGAAGCATGAATCCCAGTTTGGAGACTTCATCGCCGAGAGCAGCACCTTTCCCACGGCTCCGCCCTCCCCTGGACAGGACCACCGTCCCAGCCAGCCGCGACCCGAGGATCTTGAGGCTTTCCAGCGCACGCTCGAGCAGGTTCAGAAGGTGGAGGCTCATCTCAAGCATCACAAGGAGGACACCACTCAGATCCAGCGTCTCATTGGCTTTCTCCGTGGTTCTCGCAAGATCAGCCCCACGCTCTCGATTGCTCAGCAGTTTGAGAGGCTCCGGCCGCTGCGGACCTGGCTCTTCTGGATGCCCGTGAACTACCTGCAGAACTACCATGGCTCTCCCAACTCGCTGGTCGTCATTGCTCATCTGTACACTGTGGCCCTCCTCATGGAGCGACTCTTCCCTGAGATCGGTGCTGCCTACTTTGGCAGTCTGTCCATCTCTCCTGTTGAGGAAATTGCTCGGCGTCTCATGTCCATCAATGTCTCTGGTGCCAGGGGCGAGCTCCAGACGCCTCTCACGCTCATGGAGTTCCCCATTGACACTATCAGTGAGTTCCGATCGCGAATGGGCTGGCTGCACCCGGAGAGGACTCCGTCGTTCCCGCAGTTCAACCCTCCCAACTTCACTGTTCACGAGGAGATGCCGAGCAACGAGTCGTACCTGTATGGGAACCCTGCCTTCAGCTACAGCACTGAGGAGATGCCCATGCTCAATGCGTCTGGACCACCACCTTCGTCGGTGAGCCCCCTGGTTCTCTCGTCGCCGTACCCAGCACAGCAGTACCTCAATGTTCCGTCTCCGGCGTACACAGGAGCCTACAGTCCAGCTTCGTCCACCTTTGAGGGTTCCGTTGCGTACAGCGATACCGAGGAATACAGCACCTGGGACATGAACGCCCTGCAAGGCGGGCCTCCCACGATGCACGATTCTCCTCACAACTATGGCGTCGG GATGAACACCACCACACCAACATACCCGCCTCCAGAGGACCCATCTCCCTACATGGCCTCGCTGACGAGCGCTCCGTCTCCGTACCTCAGCTCGGAGCAGTTCGGCATGCTTCCACTCCCCGAGTCTCCTGTCACCTCGAGCACGCCGCTCCCCCGACACCGCCACACCTCATCAATGTCTTCGGCTCCGCACCCGCCGTCGCCCCTTGTGCAGGCCCCACTGATGCACAGCTACGAAGACAACGCCCGACGCCGAGCGACTTGA